From a region of the Candidatus Omnitrophota bacterium genome:
- a CDS encoding phosphatidate cytidylyltransferase: protein MANLYRRLVGAAVLIGLVVATLFYFPLWVYPLVIGGFVAGALYEFFTMVRHRGILVHRPLSIGLGLVFTALVAWRSLVKPGLMPTTILGPGMSAISWMWDIFWPATIIIIFIRQFTRENTFEALGGLATTLFGLAYVAALMSYFFYLRAMKGIDGRLLVAYLILVTKMGDAGAYAIGNLIGRHSLIPRISPKKTVEGLLGAILVSAATAVIAEPLLGHQPIFGRMPTMPLSLGLGALMGLCGQFGDLAESLLKRDCQVKDTGSLIPGLGGVLDVLDSLLFTAPLFYGILIYG, encoded by the coding sequence ATGGCGAATCTCTACCGGCGGTTGGTGGGAGCGGCCGTGTTGATCGGGTTAGTCGTCGCCACCCTGTTTTACTTCCCCCTCTGGGTCTATCCGCTGGTGATCGGGGGGTTTGTGGCCGGAGCGCTGTACGAATTTTTCACCATGGTGCGCCATCGGGGCATTTTGGTGCACCGGCCGCTGTCCATCGGGCTCGGGTTGGTTTTCACCGCGTTGGTGGCGTGGCGCTCGCTCGTCAAGCCGGGGTTGATGCCGACGACGATTCTGGGTCCCGGCATGAGCGCGATCAGCTGGATGTGGGATATTTTCTGGCCGGCCACGATCATCATCATTTTCATTCGGCAGTTTACGCGGGAAAACACGTTCGAGGCGCTGGGCGGGTTGGCCACGACCTTGTTTGGGCTGGCCTATGTGGCGGCCTTGATGAGTTATTTTTTCTACCTTCGCGCGATGAAGGGCATCGATGGGCGGCTGCTGGTGGCGTATCTCATCCTCGTCACCAAAATGGGCGATGCAGGCGCGTATGCCATCGGCAACCTGATCGGCCGGCACAGCCTGATCCCTCGGATCAGCCCGAAGAAAACCGTTGAAGGATTGCTCGGGGCGATTCTTGTCAGCGCCGCCACCGCGGTCATCGCGGAGCCGCTCTTGGGGCATCAGCCCATCTTCGGCCGGATGCCGACGATGCCGCTGAGCCTCGGCCTTGGAGCGCTCATGGGATTATGCGGCCAGTTCGGAGATCTGGCGGAGTCGCTGCTGAAGCGCGATTGCCAAGTGAAAGACACCGGCTCGCTCATCCCCGGCCTGGGCGGCGTGTTGGATGTGCTCGATAGCCTCCTCTTCACCGCGCCCCTCTTCTATGGCATCCTCATCTATGGCTGA
- a CDS encoding isoprenyl transferase, translating into MDDAQHIPRHIAIIMDGNGRWAGARGLPRIIGHQRGAAAVRRIVEASCELGVRVLTLYAFSWENRLRPPEEVGELMRLLEHFIHAETPRLLANGIRLRAVGRLHELPPGVHASLAAVMERTAACRRMTLSLALCYGGRQELVDAAREIARRVRAGTVSPEAIDEAMISSVLYAPDLGDPDLLIRTSGEQRLSNFLLWQSSYTELYVTPTLWPDFSIEDLRQAIDAYRRRDRRFGQVETATA; encoded by the coding sequence ATGGACGACGCACAGCACATACCACGCCACATCGCGATCATCATGGATGGCAACGGCCGCTGGGCTGGGGCGAGGGGATTGCCACGGATCATCGGCCATCAGCGGGGGGCTGCGGCCGTCCGGCGGATTGTCGAGGCCTCCTGCGAGCTGGGTGTTCGCGTGCTCACCCTCTACGCGTTCTCATGGGAGAACCGCCTCCGCCCCCCCGAGGAAGTGGGCGAGCTGATGCGGCTGCTGGAGCATTTTATTCACGCGGAGACGCCGAGGCTGCTCGCCAACGGGATTCGGCTGCGGGCGGTTGGCCGGCTGCACGAACTTCCCCCAGGCGTCCATGCGAGCCTCGCAGCAGTCATGGAGCGGACGGCGGCGTGCCGCCGCATGACCTTGAGCCTTGCCCTGTGTTACGGCGGCCGCCAAGAGCTCGTGGATGCCGCGCGGGAGATTGCGCGCCGCGTCCGCGCTGGCACCGTCTCCCCTGAGGCGATTGACGAGGCCATGATCTCCAGCGTTCTGTATGCGCCGGATCTCGGCGATCCTGATCTGCTGATCCGCACCTCCGGGGAGCAGCGGCTCTCCAACTTTCTGCTGTGGCAGTCCTCGTATACCGAGCTGTACGTCACACCGACCCTGTGGCCCGATTTTTCGATTGAGGATCTGAGGCAGGCGATCGACGCCTACAGACGGCGCGATCGGCGATTTGGTCAAGTGGAGACGGCAACGGCCTAA
- a CDS encoding ribosome maturation factor RimP: MPIEEAQVAQIHALVEPILAEAGMELVELTCRPQGRQALIRLLVDRPGGVTLANCARVNQHISNALEQANIIDSSYIVEVSSPGLDRPLTTKRDFERALGEEVRMELLTDNGKTKELMGIILAVQPEAVVVKTPAGNVTVPFTQITVAKKALRW, from the coding sequence ATGCCAATAGAGGAAGCGCAGGTGGCGCAGATTCACGCGTTGGTTGAGCCGATTCTGGCGGAGGCGGGGATGGAGCTGGTGGAGCTGACCTGCCGCCCCCAAGGCCGCCAGGCGCTGATCCGGTTGCTTGTGGATCGGCCGGGCGGTGTCACGCTGGCGAACTGTGCCAGGGTCAATCAGCACATCAGCAACGCCTTAGAGCAGGCCAACATCATTGACAGCAGCTATATCGTGGAGGTGTCTTCGCCGGGGCTGGATCGCCCGCTGACGACCAAGCGGGATTTTGAGCGAGCGCTCGGAGAAGAGGTGCGCATGGAGCTGTTGACGGACAACGGAAAGACCAAAGAGCTGATGGGCATCATTCTGGCGGTCCAGCCGGAGGCGGTGGTGGTCAAGACGCCGGCTGGCAACGTCACGGTCCCATTCACCCAGATCACCGTCGCGAAAAAAGCGCTGCGATGGTAG
- the ispG gene encoding flavodoxin-dependent (E)-4-hydroxy-3-methylbut-2-enyl-diphosphate synthase: protein MIRRKTRQVKVKDLLIGGGAPVSIQSMTKTDTTDIEATCRQIRALATAGCELVRVAVPTIEAADVLPEIRRECHNVPLVADIHFHPQFAIAALEAGFDKIRWNPGNIRNARAVRQVVDRAKERGVPIRVGVNVGSLDPECEEEYSGNLIEAMVHSALRSVRLLETFDFYDIVLSLKSSDVLQMMAAYRRMSQLCDYPFHLGVTEAGLLEASTVKSSIGIGALLAEGIGDTIRVSITGDPVDEVKVAQRILSSLELRRFGTNVIACPSCGRCQIDVIGIAKEVEQRLQALAQSEPRALALTVAVMGCVVNGPGESAHADVGMAGGGGIGIIYRKGVAVRHVAEAELIDALLDEVRLVLQEAPLTAAGARGIV, encoded by the coding sequence ATGATTCGACGCAAGACGAGACAAGTCAAAGTCAAAGACCTCCTCATCGGAGGCGGAGCGCCGGTGTCGATCCAGTCGATGACGAAGACCGACACAACGGACATCGAGGCCACATGCCGGCAGATCCGAGCGCTGGCCACGGCGGGCTGCGAGCTCGTGCGCGTGGCGGTGCCGACGATTGAGGCGGCTGATGTGTTGCCGGAGATCCGGCGCGAGTGCCACAACGTGCCGCTCGTGGCTGACATCCATTTTCATCCGCAGTTTGCGATCGCAGCACTTGAGGCGGGCTTTGACAAAATCCGATGGAACCCGGGCAATATTAGGAATGCGAGAGCGGTTCGGCAGGTCGTGGATCGGGCGAAAGAGCGAGGGGTGCCGATTCGCGTCGGGGTCAATGTGGGGTCGCTGGATCCAGAATGCGAGGAAGAGTATTCCGGGAACCTGATTGAAGCGATGGTGCACAGCGCGCTCAGGTCCGTGCGATTGCTCGAGACCTTTGATTTTTATGACATCGTGCTCTCGCTCAAATCCTCCGACGTCCTGCAGATGATGGCCGCGTATCGGCGGATGAGCCAACTGTGCGACTATCCGTTTCATCTCGGCGTGACCGAAGCCGGGCTGCTCGAAGCTTCAACGGTGAAATCCTCCATCGGCATCGGTGCCTTGCTTGCCGAGGGCATCGGGGATACGATTCGCGTGTCCATCACCGGCGATCCGGTCGATGAAGTGAAAGTCGCGCAGCGGATTCTCTCCTCGCTTGAGCTGCGCCGCTTCGGCACCAACGTCATCGCGTGTCCCTCGTGCGGCCGCTGCCAGATCGATGTGATCGGCATTGCCAAAGAGGTCGAGCAGCGGCTGCAAGCGCTGGCCCAGAGCGAACCGCGCGCGCTGGCACTGACCGTTGCGGTGATGGGCTGTGTCGTCAATGGGCCAGGGGAGTCGGCGCATGCGGATGTGGGCATGGCCGGCGGCGGGGGTATTGGCATCATCTACCGGAAAGGGGTGGCGGTCCGCCACGTCGCCGAAGCCGAGCTCATCGACGCTCTCCTCGATGAAGTCCGCCTCGTCCTCCAAGAAGCACCCTTGACAGCCGCCGGGGCACGTGGTATTGTTTAA
- the rseP gene encoding RIP metalloprotease RseP has translation MSAIISIFILGILVIVHEAGHFVVARCAGVRVLRFSMGFGPRLLTWTRGHTEYAVSAIPLGGYVKMAGEQGEERQHQPWEYLSKPIATRGLIVFAGPFVNYLVALVSLWAVFVIGYPELLPVVGKLVPQMPAALAGLQPDDRIASVDGQPLASWEQMTKIIARSPERPLAFVIQRQQATFSVAITPKAKSLTDFLGQTKTVGQIGISPSGAFQSTRLAPFAAATRAVTQQNEWLQQTLMALLSMVTGRLSVRDSVTGPIGIVMLTSEAVKLGISPVLFLVSLFSLSLAVFNLFPIPILDGGHLLFLALEQLRGRPISLKVQERSAQVGFALLMSLVLVVCANDLSRLGVFDKVAGWFHR, from the coding sequence ATGTCAGCCATCATTTCTATTTTCATCCTGGGGATTCTTGTGATCGTGCACGAGGCCGGCCACTTTGTGGTGGCCCGGTGCGCTGGCGTGCGCGTGCTGCGCTTTTCGATGGGTTTCGGCCCGCGCCTGCTGACGTGGACGCGCGGGCACACCGAATATGCGGTCAGCGCCATTCCCCTCGGCGGCTACGTGAAAATGGCCGGCGAACAAGGCGAGGAGCGGCAGCACCAGCCATGGGAATATCTGTCCAAACCGATCGCCACGCGCGGCCTGATTGTGTTTGCCGGCCCGTTCGTGAATTATCTTGTCGCCCTGGTGAGCCTCTGGGCCGTCTTCGTCATCGGCTACCCGGAGCTGCTGCCGGTGGTGGGCAAGCTCGTGCCCCAGATGCCGGCGGCCTTGGCCGGTCTTCAACCGGACGATCGCATCGCCTCCGTCGACGGCCAGCCGCTGGCCAGCTGGGAGCAGATGACGAAGATCATCGCGCGCTCCCCTGAGCGCCCGCTGGCCTTCGTGATTCAGCGGCAGCAGGCCACCTTCTCCGTGGCGATCACGCCCAAAGCGAAATCCCTCACCGATTTTTTAGGCCAAACCAAAACCGTCGGGCAAATCGGCATCTCGCCGAGCGGGGCGTTTCAGTCAACGCGCCTCGCTCCCTTCGCGGCCGCCACGCGGGCGGTGACACAGCAAAACGAGTGGCTGCAGCAGACCTTGATGGCGTTGCTGTCGATGGTGACGGGGCGCTTGTCGGTGCGCGACTCGGTCACCGGGCCCATCGGGATTGTCATGCTCACCTCTGAAGCGGTGAAGCTGGGTATTAGCCCGGTGCTCTTTCTGGTGAGCCTTTTCAGCTTGAGCCTTGCGGTCTTTAATCTCTTTCCCATCCCGATTCTCGACGGAGGCCACCTGCTGTTTCTCGCCTTGGAGCAGCTGCGCGGACGGCCGATCAGCCTCAAAGTGCAGGAGCGCTCCGCCCAGGTGGGGTTTGCGCTGCTCATGTCCCTCGTGCTCGTCGTCTGCGCCAACGACCTCTCCCGCTTAGGAGTATTCGACAAAGTCGCCGGCTGGTTCCACCGCTAA
- a CDS encoding nucleotidyltransferase domain-containing protein: MFNRLNNTMQFHQPINAILNDERKVKLLRFLCRKGGQWSGRRLADELSLNPVMTHRALRALHQATILDFRKVGASFVYSLREDHYLVQELLKPLFAREAAAKERLRTVLRRGLGKELSAEIVSVALYGSLARGEERPMSDIDVFILVRSAKGKPQAQKRMERVWTDVTRAFGNSVAPYIQTAHEAQQKSQQQLAVFQSILKDHELLWGQPLKDVLDGRATS; encoded by the coding sequence GTGTTTAATAGATTAAACAATACGATGCAATTCCACCAGCCGATCAACGCGATCCTCAACGATGAGCGAAAGGTTAAGCTGCTTCGCTTTCTCTGCCGCAAGGGCGGACAGTGGAGCGGGCGGCGTCTGGCCGATGAGCTCTCGCTCAACCCCGTGATGACGCATCGAGCGTTGCGAGCGCTCCATCAGGCCACCATCTTGGATTTCCGCAAAGTCGGCGCGAGCTTCGTCTATTCGCTGCGAGAGGATCATTATCTCGTTCAGGAGCTCTTGAAGCCCTTATTTGCGCGAGAGGCCGCTGCCAAGGAGCGCTTGCGCACCGTATTGCGTCGGGGCTTGGGCAAGGAATTGAGTGCTGAGATCGTGAGCGTCGCACTCTATGGGAGCCTGGCGCGTGGAGAAGAGCGGCCGATGAGCGACATCGACGTGTTCATCCTTGTTCGATCGGCGAAAGGAAAACCGCAGGCGCAGAAGCGGATGGAGCGCGTCTGGACTGACGTCACAAGAGCATTTGGCAATTCGGTGGCTCCGTATATTCAGACCGCGCATGAAGCGCAACAGAAGTCTCAACAACAACTCGCGGTGTTCCAGAGCATCCTCAAGGATCATGAGCTGCTGTGGGGACAACCGTTGAAGGACGTCTTGGATGGCCGCGCGACCTCATAA
- a CDS encoding proline--tRNA ligase encodes MKWSRYFLPTLREDPKDAESISHKLMVRAGLIRRLGSGAYSYLPFGLRALQKAIAIVREEMNRAGAQELLMPVLQPTELWKRTGRYELLGDVLITFKDRTDKEIALGPTHEEVVTDLLKEIRSPKHLPMTVYQIQNKFRDEPRPRGGVIRSKEFLMKDAYSFDADHEGLGRSYDAMAKAYHRIFTRCGLKFLACEADPGMMGGSGSQEFMGPAECGEDRVVKCTTCDYAANLEAATCPPSTFHLPPSTERPQPLQVVKTPGKHSVKEVSEFLKVPSSALIKTLIYDVEKEHVAVLVRGDHDVNEAKLARVLTSAHVKLSDAKTIERLSGAPMGFTGPVKLGGVTLVADHAVMRMVNAVTGANAAEAHMINVNPGRDFTVTTEADLRMVTEADACPKCGGRLRFVKAIEIGHVFKLGTKYSQALGAEFQAADGAVKPMVMGCYGIGVNRILATAIEQGHDAAGIIWPVNLAPFQVVISIMEHDNAEQGKVGEALYEALGKAGLEALLDDRQLSAGVKLKDADLIGIPVQVVIGKVWQAERKVEVVERASKQKVQAEPSQLAATIRQWLDKASSS; translated from the coding sequence ATGAAGTGGTCCAGATATTTTCTGCCAACACTCAGAGAAGATCCGAAAGATGCCGAGTCGATCAGCCATAAGCTGATGGTGCGGGCGGGTTTGATCCGCCGGCTCGGCTCCGGCGCCTACTCGTATCTGCCGTTTGGGTTGCGCGCGCTGCAGAAGGCCATAGCCATCGTCCGCGAAGAAATGAATCGAGCCGGAGCGCAGGAGCTGCTGATGCCGGTCCTTCAGCCGACCGAGCTGTGGAAGCGCACCGGCCGCTACGAGCTGCTCGGCGATGTGCTCATCACGTTCAAAGACCGCACCGACAAGGAAATCGCCCTCGGCCCGACTCACGAGGAAGTCGTCACCGACTTGCTCAAAGAAATCCGTTCGCCCAAGCATCTCCCCATGACGGTCTACCAAATCCAAAACAAATTCCGCGATGAGCCAAGACCGCGCGGCGGGGTGATCCGCTCGAAAGAATTTTTGATGAAAGATGCGTACAGCTTCGACGCGGATCACGAAGGGCTTGGCCGCAGTTATGACGCCATGGCCAAGGCCTACCACCGGATTTTTACTCGCTGCGGGCTGAAGTTCCTGGCCTGCGAGGCGGATCCCGGGATGATGGGCGGCTCAGGCTCGCAAGAGTTCATGGGGCCGGCCGAGTGCGGGGAGGATCGCGTCGTGAAATGCACCACGTGCGACTACGCAGCAAACCTCGAAGCTGCCACGTGCCCACCTTCCACCTTCCACCTTCCACCTTCGACCGAGCGGCCACAGCCGCTCCAGGTGGTGAAAACGCCAGGCAAGCACAGTGTCAAAGAGGTCAGCGAATTTCTCAAGGTGCCATCGAGCGCATTGATCAAAACCCTGATCTACGACGTTGAGAAAGAGCATGTCGCGGTGCTGGTGCGCGGCGATCATGACGTGAATGAGGCCAAGCTGGCCCGGGTCCTCACGTCAGCGCACGTGAAGCTCTCCGATGCCAAGACGATTGAGCGGCTTTCGGGCGCCCCGATGGGTTTTACCGGGCCGGTCAAGCTGGGTGGGGTCACGCTCGTGGCGGATCATGCGGTGATGCGCATGGTCAACGCGGTCACCGGAGCGAATGCGGCCGAAGCCCATATGATCAATGTGAACCCCGGCCGAGATTTTACCGTGACTACTGAGGCCGATCTTCGGATGGTGACTGAAGCCGATGCATGCCCGAAGTGCGGAGGGCGCTTACGTTTTGTGAAAGCCATCGAAATCGGCCACGTGTTTAAGCTCGGCACCAAATACAGCCAAGCCCTGGGGGCGGAATTCCAAGCTGCGGATGGGGCGGTCAAACCCATGGTCATGGGCTGCTACGGCATCGGGGTCAACCGCATCCTCGCCACGGCGATTGAGCAAGGCCATGACGCCGCTGGTATCATCTGGCCGGTTAACCTCGCCCCCTTTCAGGTGGTGATCAGCATCATGGAGCATGACAACGCTGAGCAGGGCAAGGTTGGCGAAGCGCTGTATGAGGCGCTCGGCAAGGCCGGTCTTGAAGCGCTGCTGGACGATCGTCAACTCTCTGCGGGCGTGAAGCTTAAGGATGCCGACTTGATTGGCATTCCCGTTCAAGTCGTCATCGGCAAAGTCTGGCAGGCCGAGCGAAAAGTGGAAGTCGTCGAGCGAGCCAGCAAACAGAAGGTTCAGGCAGAGCCGAGCCAGCTTGCGGCAACGATCCGCCAGTGGCTTGACAAGGCATCCTCTTCGTAG
- the nusA gene encoding transcription termination/antitermination protein NusA produces MSSRELLTILESIERDKGVDREVLIQAVEAAVATAAKKSEGVSEETEASATFDRKTGKLTVIVAGKEIDSAHLTRIAAQTAKQVIIQKIREAERDVIFNEFQGRVGDIITGSVHRFERGDIIVELGRTEAVLPKSERIPHEEYHQGDRLQGYVLDVRKSAKGPAVVLSRTHDNFIRGLFALEVPEIGEGIVEIKGIAREAGDRTKLAVASGDDKVDCVGACVGMRGTRVKNIVRELHGEKVDIIRWHEDPKEFIAASLSPAKIADIELHADAHDALVIVDDDQLSLAIGKKGQNVRLASKLTGWQLDIKSRSQLAQSGQADAPLRSLPGVGPLLEQRLNEAGITKVAQLAAKTLEQLTAIKGIGEKTAEKLLQSAKASLSQPPSGGPASPSGGAADRSPKVDGGETTEAAQPPAKAEPEQEGTPEASNES; encoded by the coding sequence ATGAGCAGTAGAGAATTGCTGACCATTCTTGAGTCGATTGAGCGGGACAAAGGCGTCGACCGCGAGGTCCTGATCCAAGCGGTTGAGGCGGCGGTGGCGACGGCGGCCAAAAAGAGCGAAGGGGTCAGCGAGGAAACGGAGGCGAGTGCCACCTTTGACCGCAAGACCGGCAAACTCACCGTGATCGTCGCCGGCAAGGAGATTGACTCTGCGCACCTGACCCGCATCGCCGCGCAAACCGCCAAGCAGGTGATCATCCAAAAAATCCGCGAAGCGGAGCGGGACGTCATCTTCAACGAATTCCAGGGCCGCGTCGGCGATATCATCACCGGCTCCGTGCACCGGTTTGAGCGGGGTGATATCATTGTGGAGCTGGGCCGGACCGAAGCGGTGCTGCCGAAATCCGAGCGGATCCCGCACGAAGAGTATCACCAGGGCGACCGCCTGCAAGGGTATGTGCTGGACGTCCGCAAGAGCGCGAAAGGGCCTGCGGTGGTGCTCTCGCGCACGCACGACAACTTCATCCGCGGGCTCTTCGCCCTTGAGGTGCCGGAGATCGGCGAGGGCATCGTGGAGATCAAGGGGATCGCTCGCGAGGCCGGCGACCGGACCAAACTCGCCGTCGCGTCGGGCGATGACAAGGTGGATTGCGTGGGGGCCTGTGTGGGCATGCGCGGCACCCGGGTGAAAAATATCGTCCGCGAGCTGCACGGAGAAAAAGTCGACATCATCCGCTGGCATGAGGATCCCAAGGAATTCATCGCCGCCTCGCTGTCTCCGGCGAAGATCGCCGATATCGAGCTGCATGCCGACGCGCATGATGCGCTGGTGATCGTTGATGATGATCAGCTCTCGCTCGCCATCGGCAAGAAAGGCCAGAATGTGCGGTTGGCGTCGAAGCTCACCGGCTGGCAGCTTGACATCAAGAGCCGCTCGCAGTTAGCACAGAGCGGCCAGGCGGACGCGCCCTTGCGCAGCCTGCCTGGCGTCGGTCCCTTATTGGAGCAGCGGCTGAACGAGGCCGGCATCACGAAGGTCGCCCAGCTTGCGGCCAAGACCCTGGAGCAGCTCACCGCGATTAAAGGCATCGGCGAAAAAACCGCCGAGAAGCTGCTGCAGTCGGCAAAGGCATCCCTGAGTCAGCCGCCGTCAGGCGGTCCTGCCTCGCCGTCAGGCGGAGCCGCCGATCGGAGTCCCAAGGTTGACGGCGGCGAGACGACGGAGGCCGCCCAACCTCCCGCGAAGGCCGAACCTGAACAGGAAGGGACGCCAGAGGCATCGAATGAAAGTTAG
- a CDS encoding 1-deoxy-D-xylulose-5-phosphate reductoisomerase → MKRVAVLGSTGSVGRNTLEVIAAHPECLQLVGIAARSRVDLVAEQMEQYGPSLVCVWEEQAAKRLELIVDGAQIMSGMAGLTELATHPDVDVVVVATSGHEALIPLVRAIQAGKRIALASKELLVMAGELIMRLVREHGTSLVPIDSEHAALFQCLQRVAKEEVARLIVTGSGGPLWKLSPAQRKLVTHTDVLAHPKWLMGPKITVDSATLMNKGLEIIEARWLFDRPLAQLQVVIHPEAVVHAIVELRDGTWLAQMSPCDMRLPIQYALSYPDRWENALPRLAITQLGSLTFAEPDLEQFPCFALALDAATAGGTACAALNAANDVAVRAYLKERLPFHEIPRVIEETMRCHTAMAHPTLDDILRVDAWARATAQELIGQHTEHCATS, encoded by the coding sequence ATGAAGCGAGTCGCGGTGCTGGGCTCAACTGGGTCGGTGGGGCGCAACACGCTGGAGGTGATTGCCGCCCATCCCGAGTGTTTGCAGTTGGTCGGGATTGCCGCGCGCTCGCGAGTGGATCTCGTGGCTGAGCAGATGGAGCAGTACGGGCCCTCGCTGGTCTGCGTGTGGGAAGAGCAGGCGGCGAAGCGGCTCGAGCTGATCGTCGACGGCGCGCAGATCATGTCAGGCATGGCGGGGCTCACGGAGCTGGCGACCCATCCTGATGTCGACGTGGTCGTCGTGGCGACCTCCGGCCACGAGGCGCTGATACCCCTCGTGCGCGCGATCCAAGCCGGCAAGCGCATCGCCCTGGCCTCCAAAGAGCTGCTGGTGATGGCCGGCGAGCTGATCATGCGCTTGGTGCGGGAGCATGGCACGAGCCTGGTCCCCATCGACAGCGAGCATGCCGCGCTCTTTCAATGCCTCCAGCGGGTGGCGAAGGAGGAGGTGGCCCGGTTGATCGTGACCGGCAGCGGCGGGCCCTTATGGAAGCTCTCGCCGGCCCAGCGGAAACTCGTGACGCACACCGACGTCTTAGCGCATCCCAAGTGGCTGATGGGGCCGAAGATTACGGTCGATTCAGCAACGCTGATGAACAAGGGGCTGGAGATCATCGAAGCGCGGTGGCTCTTCGATAGGCCCCTGGCGCAGCTGCAGGTCGTCATTCATCCTGAGGCGGTGGTGCATGCCATCGTGGAGCTGCGGGACGGCACGTGGCTTGCCCAGATGAGCCCGTGCGACATGCGGCTGCCGATCCAGTATGCGCTGAGCTACCCGGACCGGTGGGAGAATGCGTTGCCTCGATTAGCCATCACGCAGCTGGGTTCGCTCACGTTCGCTGAGCCGGATCTGGAGCAATTTCCGTGCTTCGCGCTGGCCCTGGACGCCGCCACGGCCGGCGGGACGGCGTGCGCAGCGCTCAATGCGGCCAATGACGTCGCCGTTCGAGCCTACCTCAAGGAGCGCCTGCCCTTTCACGAGATTCCGCGCGTCATCGAGGAGACGATGCGCTGCCACACGGCGATGGCGCATCCGACCCTGGATGACATTCTTCGCGTCGATGCCTGGGCCCGCGCCACCGCCCAGGAGCTGATTGGCCAACACACGGAGCATTGCGCCACGTCGTAA
- a CDS encoding HEPN domain-containing protein, with protein sequence MAARPHKVRRVERVAASRYLKKATEFFESMRQAMASSRWNAVGLNAVHCAISACDAVLVYYTEQRSASPDHESAVYLLSALAKVPEVKQKAETLRRIVHEKHLIEYEDRSFTAHEAAEIAKLTDRFFHWAEDVVKP encoded by the coding sequence ATGGCCGCGCGACCTCATAAGGTCCGGCGTGTCGAACGAGTAGCAGCCAGCCGCTACCTGAAGAAGGCGACTGAATTTTTCGAGTCGATGCGGCAGGCGATGGCGTCGAGTCGCTGGAACGCGGTGGGCTTGAATGCCGTGCACTGTGCCATTTCAGCGTGCGATGCGGTTTTGGTATACTACACCGAACAGCGCTCGGCCAGCCCGGATCATGAATCAGCGGTCTATCTGCTCAGCGCGTTGGCGAAAGTCCCTGAGGTGAAGCAGAAAGCCGAGACGCTGCGGCGGATCGTTCATGAAAAACACCTCATCGAGTATGAAGATCGTTCCTTTACCGCCCATGAAGCGGCCGAAATCGCCAAACTCACCGACCGCTTCTTCCACTGGGCGGAAGATGTGGTGAAGCCATAA